The nucleotide window ATACGTGCATTTCAagatttagtagaaaaaaaagcTACAATTGCAAGTCTTACCAAGAAAAGTAATTCATTAGGAGAATTTATACAAGATCAACTGGGTAAAGAACTTGGAACAATGCCCTCTTCATACAGAAGGGATGCTGTAAGAGTGATTGGCTCTTTATACAATACATTACGTGAACGTTTTGGCCAAGATCCCTGTTTGGTTCGATCTAAAGTAATGAGTGAAATGCAAAATTTGCCAGGAGGTCGTGTAAGAATACCGTTAGGATTTGGAAGCATATTAGCGCCTCTACTAAGAGTCTTGCCAGCATGTAGCGCAGTATATTGCAAACCTGTTACGTGTATCCTTTATTCACCAGATGCAACAAAGACAAGAGCTATAGTGGTCTGTTCTGATGATGAGGAATATTCTGCAGACTACGTTATTGTAACAATACCGCTCGGTGTTTTAAAAACTGATCACAGTCGTTTATTTTCACCACCTTTACCGAAGGAAAAAGTAGCAGCTATTGAAAAACTAGGATTTGGTTTAGTAGAGAGGGTGTTTGTGCAGTATGAAAAACCTTTTTGGATCGGAGAAGGAAGAATCGGTTTAGGATGGTCACTTCgtgaattgaaagaaaatttagaGGATTGGACACGCACGATCGGAGAACTGGTAGCTGTCCCTGGAAGTAAAGCAACTATACATGGTGTAGTGACAGGTGCAGCAGCGAATGAAATCTGTGACTGCACACCGGAACATATGATTCCTGAAATGGGAGACTTATTGAGACGTTTCACTGGTGATTCCTCTCTTCCTAATCCGATAAATGTACAACGTTCAAACTGGAGTCGTGATCCATATTTTAATGGGGCGTACACTTACTTAGGGATTACCTCTAATCCAGCCCATTTAACTGATTTAGCTGAACCTATCCCTAGTGAAGTACCTCCAGAAGATAcagaaaataaggaaaacaaaGACAAGAAAAAGCCAAAATATTCTCCTGTGCTTCTATTTGCTGGTGAAGCAACATCACCgttaaatttttcaacagttcATGGAGCACGTGAATCGGGCATCCGTGAGGCTCAACGTATCATTAGacttacaaattttcataaaggtCCACCTGTTGGTAGAGGGCCACCCATTTGTAagcctcaaaaattaaaaaaaaaaggataattaaaaattaaataaaaattctcaaaagtCATGTAAGTTCTAATTGTCTTAAAtggttataaaactaaaaaaattggttatatatatatataaaatttattaaaaagacttttagtttacttttaataaataggaTTACAAATAACAAGCAAATttttcattacagaaatttttccCGCAACGCCTAATGTAAATAGATGCAGTACTTTCATTATATTCATCTGAATGAAACCAGAAAatcacaatgaaaattaataaaaaaaggcataCGAACTCACATATTTGCTTATTTAACAGTCAATCCATTCCTTATTTCGatagcaaaatatttaaatagagatcagttatttaataagaataaacatCACAAGTTAGATAAATCTGTGGTACAGCTAATGTCCTTATGATATCTACCAATTAATATTATGCTCGTTGCAGGTGGCAGCtgcaaatttgtattttatatttttatgtctttCAGACAATAATAATACTGAcgtattattaacttaaaaagtaaaaaaatcaagattttacactttttttattttagctccattcaacaaactgaatttttttatacttcatgcAAATTTACAGTATTCAATTAGTGCATACAAAACAAGTTTTCCACAAAAAGCgcagatttttttgtaatgcttATGTTCGAGGAAcatctaattcattttttttggttttaccaagaattttttcaattatgtgtTTTCAACCTCGTGataattgatatttttgattCTCTCGAACAATGGCAGCTCATAGCTAAAGGGCCCagaaaatttgtttctaaatttaaaaaattttaaaccaaatagaatagctggaagcagaataCTAATATAATTCTACAgttatcacatttaaaaatatggtacactgtttttaagcacactatggttaaaaactgaataaataataaaatgttgatacagataatattttttagtattatttgataataacttaataaaatgtccgcttaaaaacactatagtccaatgttgcttaatttaaatttctatgtacacagaaataaatacataattagtttttactaattgccttctctttcgcccttccagagtgtttttggacagatttggcaatcaaagagcccttactTTACAACATCTTcagat belongs to Lycorma delicatula isolate Av1 chromosome 1, ASM4794821v1, whole genome shotgun sequence and includes:
- the LOC142318009 gene encoding spermine oxidase-like, translated to MYSVDPSWKQPRVIIIGAGIAGLSAAQCLLQSGISNFLIIEATERPGGRIHSRWMGDCMTELGAMWIEGASISNLAFLLASQEGVITPPLQRSSTSRSTTFFSANGKAIEKTTANTVIRAFQDLVEKKATIASLTKKSNSLGEFIQDQLGKELGTMPSSYRRDAVRVIGSLYNTLRERFGQDPCLVRSKVMSEMQNLPGGRVRIPLGFGSILAPLLRVLPACSAVYCKPVTCILYSPDATKTRAIVVCSDDEEYSADYVIVTIPLGVLKTDHSRLFSPPLPKEKVAAIEKLGFGLVERVFVQYEKPFWIGEGRIGLGWSLRELKENLEDWTRTIGELVAVPGSKATIHGVVTGAAANEICDCTPEHMIPEMGDLLRRFTGDSSLPNPINVQRSNWSRDPYFNGAYTYLGITSNPAHLTDLAEPIPSEVPPEDTENKENKDKKKPKYSPVLLFAGEATSPLNFSTVHGARESGIREAQRIIRLTNFHKGPPVGRGPPICKPQKLKKKG